In a single window of the Bacillus clarus genome:
- a CDS encoding alpha/beta fold hydrolase translates to MHILKVNGVDLAYDSFGNENDEAIILIAGLGTQMIRWTVPFCRILAARGFRVIRFDNRDVGCSTHFSHYRALDFDALATALMSGQRPDISYTLDDMSNDAIGLLDALSIERAHFVGRSMGGMIAQIAASEYPDRVLSLTSIMSSSGNPTLPQASPDVMAMMTKPAPNPFEDEAGFLAHSLSFAKRIAGTGYPFEEGAYQALILEEVQRAYDPGSVGRQIAAIAVSGDRRPRLATIKVPALVIHGVDDPLFVPACGEDTASAIPGAELMLVDGMGHDLPHQLYKVTADGIERTARRN, encoded by the coding sequence ATGCACATTCTGAAAGTCAACGGCGTTGATTTGGCCTATGACAGTTTCGGCAACGAAAATGACGAGGCTATTATCCTAATAGCCGGGCTTGGAACCCAGATGATCCGATGGACGGTTCCGTTTTGTCGGATATTAGCAGCGCGGGGCTTTCGCGTAATCCGCTTTGACAATCGCGACGTAGGTTGCTCGACACACTTTAGCCATTATCGGGCGCTGGATTTTGACGCACTGGCGACTGCTCTCATGTCAGGACAGCGACCGGACATCTCCTACACTCTCGATGACATGTCCAACGACGCTATCGGACTGCTCGACGCCCTTTCAATTGAAAGGGCACATTTCGTTGGCAGGTCGATGGGTGGAATGATAGCCCAGATTGCAGCCAGTGAGTACCCTGACCGGGTTTTATCACTCACCTCCATTATGTCTAGTTCCGGTAATCCCACCCTTCCGCAAGCTTCCCCGGATGTCATGGCGATGATGACTAAACCGGCGCCGAACCCCTTTGAGGATGAAGCAGGATTTTTGGCGCACAGCCTCTCTTTTGCCAAACGCATCGCCGGCACTGGCTATCCGTTTGAAGAAGGCGCTTATCAGGCACTCATTCTGGAGGAAGTCCAGCGAGCCTACGATCCAGGCAGTGTCGGACGACAAATTGCTGCGATCGCTGTCTCAGGTGATCGTCGTCCGCGGCTGGCGACCATAAAAGTACCAGCGCTTGTCATTCATGGGGTGGACGATCCCCTGTTCGTCCCGGCGTGTGGCGAGGACACAGCTTCTGCCATCCCGGGCGCCGAGCTAATGTTGGTTGACGGCATGGGACACGACCTGCCGCACCAACTGTACAAAGTAACCGCTGATGGCATAGAGCGAACGGCTCGTCGCAATTGA
- a CDS encoding IS6 family transposase, with translation MEKQNLFKWKHYQPELILLTVRWYLRYNLSLRNLVEMMEERGLSIAHTTIMRWVHQYGPQLEEKVRYHLKSTNDSWRVAETYIKVKGQWMYLYRAVDSEGNTIDFYLSKSRDKQAAKRFFKKALAFSYVSKPRVITVDKNPAYPVAIQALKEEKRMPEGIKLRQVRYLNNIVEQDHRFIKKRVRSMFGFKSYKTATSILSGVEAMHMIKKGQIDLQNQSVQNQKEFIHRVFGLIV, from the coding sequence ATGGAAAAGCAAAACCTATTCAAGTGGAAACATTATCAGCCTGAACTAATCTTATTAACAGTAAGATGGTACCTACGGTACAATTTGAGCCTTCGTAACCTTGTGGAAATGATGGAAGAACGAGGATTATCAATCGCTCATACAACAATTATGCGCTGGGTTCATCAATATGGGCCTCAATTAGAAGAGAAAGTACGATATCATCTTAAATCAACAAATGACTCATGGAGAGTCGCTGAAACCTATATCAAAGTAAAAGGGCAATGGATGTATTTATATCGTGCTGTAGATTCTGAAGGGAACACCATTGATTTTTATCTAAGTAAATCAAGAGATAAACAAGCAGCCAAGCGCTTTTTCAAAAAAGCCTTGGCTTTTTCGTACGTTTCTAAACCTCGCGTGATAACAGTAGATAAGAACCCAGCCTATCCTGTAGCAATTCAAGCGTTGAAAGAAGAAAAACGTATGCCTGAAGGCATAAAGTTAAGGCAAGTTAGATATCTCAATAATATAGTGGAACAAGATCATCGTTTTATCAAGAAACGTGTGCGTTCTATGTTTGGATTTAAGTCGTATAAAACAGCAACTTCTATATTGAGTGGTGTGGAAGCCATGCATATGATAAAAAAAGGACAAATTGATTTACAAAATCAGTCTGTCCAAAATCAGAAAGAGTTCATCCACCGAGTGTTTGGACTTATAGTATAA
- a CDS encoding DUF4030 domain-containing protein encodes MKKGKELFALLFSLVLLCSCQNDQEEGKSEESKVMDIITETVDDKDFLSASMSDTPRTVDLEIADTVNTSKLKKAINTQLKNQDIRPYTINVNQRNMDIVKKERRWDNVYSSILNEVFTKNGYKGFGIKPVNFESNQPFTLAIHTTINNSDPGAKDFGKKIEKEIDDLLKTKKVNKWIENDSYTVEIYSQDEQKIN; translated from the coding sequence ATGAAAAAGGGAAAAGAGTTGTTTGCACTGCTATTTTCACTCGTTTTATTATGTTCCTGTCAGAACGATCAAGAAGAAGGAAAAAGTGAAGAATCAAAAGTTATGGACATTATTACGGAAACGGTAGATGATAAGGACTTCCTTAGTGCTTCCATGAGTGATACACCAAGAACAGTAGACTTAGAAATAGCTGATACTGTAAATACAAGTAAGTTAAAAAAAGCGATTAACACTCAATTAAAGAATCAAGATATTAGACCATATACAATTAATGTGAATCAGAGAAATATGGACATTGTAAAAAAAGAGAGGCGATGGGACAATGTTTACAGTTCTATTTTGAACGAAGTGTTTACCAAAAATGGATACAAAGGTTTTGGAATTAAGCCAGTTAATTTCGAATCGAACCAACCATTTACCCTTGCTATACATACTACAATAAATAATTCAGATCCAGGAGCCAAAGACTTTGGAAAGAAAATAGAAAAAGAGATTGATGATTTACTAAAAACAAAGAAAGTAAACAAATGGATTGAAAATGATTCATATACCGTTGAAATTTATAGTCAAGATGAACAAAAAATTAACTGA
- a CDS encoding tyrosine-type recombinase/integrase, which translates to MPTKEFQDTVQHFASFLLDKGRKPSTIKRYVYDIEDFGQWLQKSKKLPTCNIWTILDTKDYDEYFYDLKNQRQYSEKTMHRVYIVLNRLYQYLQLPNPLEDMQLIIQPNRALRDEDFITKEEEKTLKSILTSLEGLTEKQRSVRPVLMDRNISIVHLLIHNGLSLQELVGLQMKDVHFENNTISVPGIVGIERTILLTEEDKKRLFNYYKIIPEPVRPRYHSNDPLFVAFDFTRKTYHWSYENDAPKALTEIAVQKMIRLEVERANLRKGISAQHLRNTFILRLIEHEVLEDQIIKQVGFKSKLSLKRYYDYTD; encoded by the coding sequence ATGCCAACAAAAGAATTCCAAGATACAGTACAGCATTTTGCTTCTTTCTTATTAGATAAAGGAAGAAAACCTTCCACAATTAAACGATATGTTTATGATATCGAAGATTTTGGTCAGTGGTTGCAAAAATCTAAAAAACTCCCTACATGCAATATATGGACGATACTTGATACAAAGGATTATGATGAGTATTTCTATGATTTAAAGAATCAACGACAGTACTCTGAAAAAACAATGCATCGTGTCTATATTGTCTTAAATAGACTATATCAGTATTTACAACTGCCAAATCCGTTAGAAGACATGCAACTTATTATTCAACCGAACCGAGCATTACGTGATGAAGATTTTATTACAAAAGAGGAAGAGAAAACGTTAAAGTCCATTTTAACTTCATTAGAAGGATTAACAGAAAAACAACGTTCCGTTCGTCCAGTACTTATGGATCGTAACATTTCAATTGTGCATTTGCTCATTCATAATGGATTATCCTTACAGGAGCTTGTCGGTTTACAGATGAAGGACGTCCATTTTGAAAACAATACAATCTCAGTACCAGGAATAGTGGGCATAGAAAGAACGATTCTTTTAACTGAAGAAGATAAAAAGCGTTTATTTAACTATTACAAAATCATTCCTGAACCTGTTCGTCCAAGATACCATAGTAATGATCCATTGTTTGTAGCCTTTGATTTTACTCGGAAAACTTATCATTGGTCATATGAAAATGATGCGCCTAAAGCTCTAACAGAAATTGCTGTTCAAAAAATGATTCGACTTGAAGTTGAAAGAGCGAATTTACGAAAAGGAATTTCAGCACAACATCTACGGAATACCTTCATTTTACGGCTAATTGAACATGAAGTTTTAGAAGATCAAATTATAAAACAGGTAGGTTTTAAATCTAAACTTTCGTTAAAAAGATATTATGATTACACCGATTAA
- a CDS encoding Ger(x)C family spore germination protein, which yields MKKINQKQIILFCISLIFMTGCMQKYLIDDVQLIQGIVFDTTKDKIKTTIVCPVQKKGHQVKVFENTGNTATQGREKASFKSAQPFATGQLRIALLTKKLAEKDITIAYDTLLRDNSIGHTIYLGILEGEGYELFSGKYNTPFNVAIYIKNLLEHNMKTGSLPQDNLYFNSYRYYEVGRDTFMPILKKQKDTIEIKSMALFKQDKYIGKLEQKDMFIFSGLLEKRRLNSKEFKIHDGYVLINNIRSTPSYHVHVKNGKPSFYIQVKMNARLQEVSKMINVENKNTLKIVTKNIEKQLNTESKKLIKKIQNLNVDPLGLGSKFKQQYKPFKLKEWEKIYKTVPIRVKYIVNIEHSGVIE from the coding sequence ATGAAAAAAATTAATCAAAAACAAATTATACTATTTTGTATTTCGTTAATATTTATGACAGGATGCATGCAAAAGTATCTTATTGATGATGTTCAATTAATTCAAGGAATTGTATTCGATACAACAAAAGATAAAATAAAAACAACGATTGTCTGTCCTGTTCAAAAAAAAGGTCATCAAGTCAAAGTATTTGAGAACACTGGAAACACAGCAACACAAGGAAGAGAAAAAGCCTCTTTCAAATCTGCACAACCCTTTGCGACTGGACAATTACGTATTGCTCTTCTTACAAAAAAATTAGCGGAAAAAGATATAACAATAGCATATGATACACTTCTACGGGATAATAGCATAGGACATACAATATATCTAGGAATACTAGAAGGTGAGGGATATGAGCTATTCTCTGGAAAATACAATACTCCCTTTAATGTTGCAATTTACATAAAAAACCTGTTGGAACACAACATGAAAACAGGTTCATTACCACAGGATAATTTATATTTTAACTCTTATCGCTACTACGAAGTAGGAAGAGATACTTTTATGCCTATATTGAAAAAACAAAAAGACACAATAGAAATTAAAAGCATGGCTCTTTTCAAACAAGACAAATATATAGGGAAATTAGAACAAAAAGATATGTTTATTTTTAGCGGATTGCTTGAAAAACGTAGATTAAATTCCAAAGAATTCAAAATCCATGACGGTTATGTATTAATTAACAATATCCGTTCCACTCCTTCTTATCATGTTCATGTTAAAAATGGAAAACCATCTTTTTATATTCAAGTTAAAATGAATGCTCGTCTGCAAGAAGTCTCAAAAATGATAAATGTAGAAAATAAAAACACTCTCAAGATAGTCACAAAGAACATAGAAAAACAATTGAATACAGAAAGTAAAAAACTAATAAAAAAAATACAAAATCTAAATGTAGATCCACTTGGTTTAGGCTCCAAATTCAAACAACAATATAAACCATTTAAGTTAAAAGAATGGGAAAAAATATATAAAACAGTACCAATAAGAGTGAAATACATTGTGAATATTGAACATTCAGGAGTTATTGAGTAA
- a CDS encoding alpha/beta fold hydrolase, which yields MNEKINKINEIDICTESFGNSADPAVLLIMGAMCSMVYWDEEFCQQLADTGRYVIRYDNRDVGRSTTYEPGSSHYTVVDMADDAIGVLDAYHIDEAHIVGMSLGGMIAQIVALRNPQRVLSITLIASGIFGSEDNNRNLPPIDEKILAYHANATKLNWLDEKSVANYLVAGSALLCGSKHKFDEKRVYKQVEKEIKRANNLLSMFNHSLLKGDDSYEGKLKGINIPTLVIHGTEDTVLPYEHGLALVNEISHALLLTLEGSGHEIHCDDWDHIINAISNHTSVL from the coding sequence ATGAATGAAAAGATTAATAAAATTAATGAAATTGATATATGTACAGAGAGTTTTGGCAATTCAGCAGATCCAGCAGTCTTACTGATTATGGGAGCCATGTGTTCAATGGTTTATTGGGATGAGGAATTTTGTCAACAATTAGCTGATACGGGCCGATATGTTATTCGTTATGATAATAGAGATGTCGGACGGTCAACTACTTATGAACCGGGGAGTTCCCATTACACTGTGGTAGATATGGCTGATGATGCGATTGGGGTACTCGATGCATATCATATTGACGAAGCACATATTGTTGGAATGTCATTGGGTGGAATGATTGCTCAAATTGTAGCCTTAAGGAACCCTCAGAGAGTTCTAAGTATAACTTTGATTGCATCAGGTATTTTTGGTTCTGAAGACAACAACCGAAATTTGCCTCCGATCGATGAAAAGATACTCGCTTACCATGCTAATGCGACCAAACTAAATTGGTTGGATGAAAAATCTGTTGCAAATTACTTGGTTGCAGGATCAGCTTTACTCTGTGGTTCAAAGCATAAATTCGATGAGAAGAGGGTTTATAAGCAAGTAGAAAAAGAAATAAAACGAGCAAATAATTTATTAAGTATGTTTAATCACTCCCTTCTTAAAGGCGATGATTCTTATGAGGGGAAGTTAAAAGGAATCAATATACCTACTTTGGTTATCCATGGTACAGAAGATACAGTGCTTCCATACGAGCATGGTCTTGCTCTTGTTAATGAAATTTCGCATGCTTTGTTACTAACTCTAGAAGGATCGGGTCACGAGATTCACTGTGACGATTGGGATCATATAATCAACGCTATTTCGAACCATACTTCAGTCCTGTAA
- a CDS encoding NUDIX hydrolase: protein MYKQTLCFIKKNNELLMLNREKSPLKGLWNGVGGKIEDGETPFECIIREIKEETDISIDTVEYKGTITWNVDNSYSGGLFVFLAEVSDTYLYNTPRKTEEGILDWKKISWTIDNKNLGVGEMIPAYLPILLNNQNKYEHACEISNGKLIRYTYKELDSVLLIV from the coding sequence ATGTATAAACAAACTTTATGTTTTATCAAAAAAAACAATGAATTACTTATGTTAAATCGTGAAAAGTCTCCTTTAAAAGGGTTGTGGAATGGAGTTGGAGGAAAAATAGAAGATGGAGAGACTCCTTTTGAATGTATAATTCGAGAAATTAAAGAAGAGACCGATATTAGTATAGATACGGTCGAATATAAAGGAACTATTACATGGAACGTTGATAATTCATACTCAGGTGGTTTATTTGTTTTTCTTGCTGAAGTATCTGATACATATTTATATAATACCCCTAGAAAGACAGAAGAAGGAATTCTAGATTGGAAAAAGATTTCTTGGACTATAGATAATAAGAACCTGGGAGTTGGTGAGATGATACCAGCATACTTACCAATCTTGCTAAATAATCAAAATAAATATGAGCATGCATGTGAAATTTCTAATGGTAAATTAATTAGATACACATATAAAGAGCTAGATTCCGTTTTGTTAATAGTATGA
- a CDS encoding GNAT family N-acetyltransferase: protein MDNPVICTERLILRRMTKDDTENLMEIFSDPVAMRYYPSTKNESETMEWINWTLKNYDEYGVGLWIVEDKVTGEFLGQCGIVPQEVDGVMEMEIGYLFVRRVWGKGYATEAALACKNYGFERLKLNRMVSLPDVNNIPSTKVAKRIGMQEMKIINKWGKEVYVYSVSI from the coding sequence ATGGACAATCCAGTTATATGCACGGAAAGGTTAATTTTAAGAAGAATGACTAAAGATGATACTGAAAATTTGATGGAAATCTTTTCAGACCCAGTAGCAATGCGGTATTATCCTTCAACCAAAAACGAAAGTGAAACAATGGAATGGATTAATTGGACCCTAAAAAATTATGATGAATATGGGGTAGGTTTATGGATAGTAGAAGATAAAGTAACTGGAGAATTTCTTGGACAATGTGGTATTGTACCTCAAGAAGTAGATGGCGTAATGGAGATGGAGATAGGTTATTTATTTGTTCGGCGTGTCTGGGGGAAAGGATATGCAACAGAAGCAGCTTTAGCGTGTAAGAATTACGGATTTGAACGACTAAAATTAAATAGGATGGTCTCATTGCCCGATGTAAATAATATTCCTTCAACTAAAGTTGCTAAACGAATTGGTATGCAGGAGATGAAAATTATAAACAAATGGGGAAAAGAAGTGTATGTTTACTCTGTCTCTATTTAA
- a CDS encoding DMT family transporter has protein sequence MRQYIGDGMLLITAIFWGSGFVVTAIALEYLTAYQVMAGRFALASLILTILFGYKFKSFTKPVVWKGAILGILLYTGFALQTVGLQYTTPSKNAFLTAVNVVIVPIITYLIYKRRIDRYEILGSVIAIVGIGFLSLEGSMTINIGDALSLACAIAFAFDIFYTNLFVQKEDAISLTLVQFITATLIGLVALFIQGDIPKTMEKEAMYSIVYLAIFPTVISYIFQNISHQYTTATKVAIILSTESFFGMLLSVVFLHEVLTGRMVVGAMLIMVSILIAEVKPAFKKKHCKKACE, from the coding sequence ATGAGACAATACATAGGTGATGGAATGTTGCTTATTACAGCGATTTTTTGGGGCAGTGGATTTGTTGTAACCGCCATTGCGTTAGAATATTTAACGGCTTATCAAGTGATGGCAGGAAGATTTGCTTTAGCTTCGCTTATACTTACAATTTTATTTGGTTACAAATTCAAAAGTTTCACAAAACCTGTCGTGTGGAAAGGTGCCATCTTAGGGATTCTTTTATATACCGGCTTTGCATTACAAACGGTCGGTTTGCAATATACAACACCATCAAAAAATGCATTTTTAACAGCTGTCAATGTTGTAATCGTGCCAATCATTACTTATCTAATCTACAAGCGTAGAATTGATCGATATGAAATACTCGGCTCAGTCATAGCTATTGTAGGGATTGGCTTTTTATCATTGGAAGGATCTATGACGATTAACATAGGTGATGCATTGTCCCTCGCGTGTGCAATTGCCTTTGCTTTTGATATTTTTTATACAAATCTTTTTGTTCAAAAGGAAGATGCAATTTCACTGACATTGGTACAATTCATAACAGCAACTCTGATTGGTCTAGTAGCGTTGTTTATTCAGGGGGATATTCCGAAAACGATGGAAAAAGAAGCAATGTATTCAATTGTGTATTTAGCAATCTTCCCAACAGTGATTTCTTATATTTTCCAAAATATATCACATCAATATACAACAGCTACTAAGGTAGCCATAATTTTATCTACAGAATCTTTTTTTGGAATGTTGTTGTCAGTTGTATTTTTACATGAAGTATTAACAGGGCGTATGGTTGTGGGGGCTATGTTAATTATGGTGTCCATCTTAATTGCTGAAGTAAAGCCAGCATTCAAAAAAAAACACTGTAAAAAAGCGTGTGAGTGA
- a CDS encoding PucR family transcriptional regulator, producing MMTVKDLFHLSVTKDFSIVAGGNALNNTILSVEILDFEFNEGIQKVRETAFSRHSLVLSSLLFANQKPERLIDTIKKLIELKVSALAYKPVIFQDLPSEVLNFANEQGFPILQFSGDEFFEDIIFEVMNYIKNREYALFIQNIMGCLMDEEVSEKQIHSFLRQMNKPFKKYVFAANIQIKRYEDSQWLQSFFQFESFLKSGIVCTYKQSILIFLTDQSQQFQFEKILKEWMVLYAIPSDRLTIGYSQVHQTYTELHLAVREAYYARIIAEIEMISVCNYKQLASERLLIELYRKDPKFANNYVKVYLGPLLGDKADKDLLNTAVTFVLKKSNVKEVADIHYCHPNTIRYRMAKIRQLIDPFGNEFVFYENLSASVKLYLLHKTIKETTNGLESFQK from the coding sequence ATGATGACTGTAAAGGATTTATTTCATCTATCAGTTACAAAAGACTTTTCCATTGTAGCAGGTGGTAATGCATTAAATAATACAATCTTAAGTGTTGAAATTTTAGACTTTGAATTTAATGAAGGTATTCAGAAAGTGAGAGAAACTGCTTTCAGCCGACATAGCCTTGTACTCAGTAGCTTATTATTTGCGAACCAAAAGCCAGAACGTTTAATCGACACCATTAAAAAGCTGATTGAATTAAAAGTAAGTGCCCTAGCCTATAAGCCAGTTATCTTTCAGGATTTACCGAGCGAGGTCTTAAATTTTGCAAATGAGCAAGGTTTCCCAATTTTACAGTTCAGTGGAGATGAATTTTTTGAGGATATCATTTTTGAAGTGATGAATTATATTAAAAATAGAGAATATGCGCTCTTTATACAAAATATAATGGGATGCTTAATGGACGAGGAGGTATCAGAGAAACAGATACATTCCTTCTTACGACAAATGAATAAACCGTTTAAGAAATATGTATTCGCAGCCAATATTCAAATAAAACGATACGAGGACTCTCAATGGTTGCAATCCTTTTTCCAATTCGAATCATTTTTGAAGTCTGGTATAGTTTGTACATATAAACAAAGTATTCTTATCTTTTTGACAGACCAATCCCAACAATTCCAATTTGAAAAAATACTAAAGGAATGGATGGTTCTTTATGCAATTCCATCAGATAGATTAACAATTGGTTACAGCCAAGTCCACCAGACGTATACGGAACTTCATCTAGCCGTTAGAGAAGCCTATTATGCCCGAATTATTGCTGAAATTGAAATGATCTCTGTTTGTAATTATAAACAACTCGCATCCGAACGGCTGCTTATCGAGCTTTATCGCAAAGATCCAAAGTTCGCTAACAATTATGTAAAAGTGTATTTGGGACCTCTTCTAGGCGATAAGGCAGATAAAGATTTACTAAATACTGCAGTTACATTCGTGTTAAAGAAAAGTAATGTGAAGGAAGTGGCAGACATCCATTATTGTCATCCTAATACCATTCGTTATCGCATGGCGAAAATACGGCAATTAATTGATCCTTTTGGCAACGAGTTTGTTTTTTATGAAAATCTATCCGCATCAGTTAAATTGTATTTACTGCATAAAACAATAAAAGAAACGACTAATGGATTGGAATCATTCCAAAAATAA
- a CDS encoding HBL/NHE enterotoxin family protein, which translates to MMKKIPYKILAVSTFLTMATTYAVTPVAAFASEIEQTNNGDMSLSSNEEQMKKTVQDAGLFVKSMNEYSYLLINNPDVNFEGITINGYADLPSKIVQDQKNARTHAVTWNTKVKKQLLDTLTGIIEYDTKFENYYETLVEAINNGDGDTLKKGITDLRGEIQQNQKSAKALIEELTNFKNAIGEDVRVFGSHKETLQSILKNQGADVETDQKRLDEILGQVNYYKKLESDGLTMVKIPFIPTLISGGIMIGTARDNLGRLEPTLSELRKTVDYKITLNRVVGVAFHNISDMHSTIDNAITALTYMSTQWDDLDSKYSGVLGHIEKANQKADQNRYKFLIPNLNAAKDSWKILRTDVVTLQEGIKIAEKKEQDLMNQLRPSNVFYFYKKIHNAYTFEIKTGTNAPNASYKVMNLTKNTVHNMWSGGPNTNMWADWLSFNPKDEFAVVAVVDGKEYVVYKDKVENIMN; encoded by the coding sequence ATGATGAAAAAAATTCCTTACAAAATACTCGCTGTATCAACGTTTTTAACTATGGCAACTACTTATGCAGTCACACCAGTAGCAGCTTTTGCAAGTGAAATTGAACAAACTAACAATGGAGATATGTCTCTTTCATCAAATGAAGAACAGATGAAAAAAACTGTGCAAGATGCTGGGCTATTTGTAAAATCTATGAATGAATATTCTTATTTGCTAATTAATAATCCGGATGTGAATTTTGAAGGAATTACTATTAATGGGTATGCAGATTTACCTAGTAAAATTGTACAAGATCAAAAGAATGCAAGAACACATGCTGTTACATGGAATACGAAAGTAAAAAAACAACTTTTAGATACATTGACAGGCATTATTGAATACGATACAAAGTTTGAAAATTATTATGAAACATTAGTAGAGGCGATCAATAATGGGGATGGGGATACTTTAAAAAAAGGGATTACAGATTTACGGGGGGAAATTCAACAAAATCAAAAATCTGCAAAAGCATTAATAGAAGAATTAACTAATTTTAAAAACGCTATTGGAGAAGATGTTAGAGTATTTGGAAGCCATAAAGAGACCTTGCAATCAATTTTAAAGAACCAAGGAGCTGATGTGGAGACTGATCAAAAGCGTTTAGATGAAATTTTAGGACAAGTAAACTATTATAAAAAATTAGAATCTGATGGATTAACAATGGTGAAAATTCCTTTTATTCCCACGTTGATTTCTGGAGGTATAATGATAGGTACAGCAAGAGATAATTTAGGCCGATTAGAGCCTACATTATCAGAATTACGTAAGACTGTAGATTATAAAATAACATTAAATCGTGTGGTTGGAGTTGCGTTTCATAATATTAGTGATATGCATAGTACGATTGATAATGCTATTACTGCTCTTACTTATATGTCCACGCAATGGGATGATTTAGATTCTAAATATTCGGGCGTACTGGGACATATTGAAAAAGCTAATCAAAAAGCGGATCAAAATAGATATAAATTCTTAATCCCTAACTTGAATGCAGCGAAAGACAGTTGGAAAATATTAAGAACAGATGTTGTCACATTACAAGAAGGGATAAAAATTGCAGAGAAAAAAGAACAGGATCTTATGAATCAACTTCGTCCATCAAACGTTTTCTACTTTTATAAAAAAATTCATAACGCATACACATTTGAAATAAAGACTGGAACAAATGCACCAAATGCGTCTTATAAAGTTATGAATTTAACTAAAAACACTGTTCATAATATGTGGAGTGGAGGACCAAATACAAACATGTGGGCTGACTGGCTTTCATTCAATCCAAAAGATGAATTTGCGGTGGTAGCAGTAGTGGATGGGAAAGAATATGTTGTATATAAAGACAAAGTAGAAAATATAATGAACTGA
- the hblB gene encoding hemolytic enterotoxin HBL binding subunit HblB, translating to MMKKIPYKLLAVSTFLTLTTTSVVSPVATFASGIEQTNNGDTSLSANEAKMKETLQKAGLFAKSMNAYSYMLIKNPDVNFEGITINGYVDLPGRIVQDQKNARAHAVTWDTKVKKQLLDTLTGIVEYDTTFDNYYETMVDAINTGDGETLKEGITDLRGEIQQNQKYAQQLIEELTNLRNSIGQDVRAFGSNKDLLQSILKNQGADVEADQKRLEEVLGSVNYYKQLESDGFNVMKGAILGLPIIGGIIVGVARDNLGKLEPLLAELRQTVDYKVTLNRVVGVAYSNINEMHKALDDAINALTYMSTQWHDLDSQYSGVLGHIENAAQKADQNKFKFLKPNLNAAKDSWKTLRTDAVTLKEGIKELKVETVTPQK from the coding sequence ATGATGAAAAAAATCCCTTACAAACTACTCGCTGTATCGACGTTTTTAACGTTGACAACAACTTCTGTAGTTTCACCAGTAGCAACTTTTGCAAGTGGAATTGAACAAACGAACAATGGAGATACGTCTCTTTCAGCAAATGAAGCGAAGATGAAAGAAACTTTGCAAAAGGCTGGGTTATTTGCAAAATCTATGAATGCCTATTCTTATATGTTAATTAAAAATCCAGATGTGAACTTTGAAGGAATTACTATTAATGGATATGTGGATTTACCTGGTAGAATCGTACAAGATCAAAAGAATGCAAGAGCACATGCTGTTACTTGGGATACGAAAGTAAAAAAACAGCTTTTAGATACATTGACGGGTATTGTTGAATATGATACAACATTTGACAATTATTATGAAACAATGGTAGATGCGATTAATACAGGGGATGGAGAAACTTTAAAAGAAGGGATTACAGATTTACGAGGTGAAATTCAACAAAATCAAAAGTATGCACAACAATTAATAGAAGAATTAACTAATTTAAGAAACTCTATTGGACAAGATGTTAGAGCATTTGGAAGCAATAAAGATCTCTTGCAGTCAATTTTAAAAAACCAAGGTGCAGATGTTGAGGCCGATCAAAAGCGTCTAGAAGAAGTATTAGGATCAGTAAACTATTATAAACAATTAGAATCTGATGGGTTTAATGTAATGAAGGGTGCCATTTTGGGTCTACCGATAATTGGCGGTATCATAGTGGGCGTAGCAAGGGATAATTTAGGTAAGTTAGAGCCTTTATTAGCAGAATTACGTCAGACCGTGGATTATAAAGTAACATTAAATCGTGTAGTTGGAGTTGCTTACAGTAATATTAATGAAATGCATAAGGCACTTGATGATGCTATTAACGCTCTTACTTATATGTCCACGCAGTGGCATGACTTAGATTCTCAATATTCGGGCGTTCTGGGGCATATTGAGAATGCAGCTCAAAAAGCGGATCAAAATAAATTTAAATTCTTGAAACCTAATTTAAATGCAGCGAAAGACAGTTGGAAAACATTACGAACAGATGCTGTTACATTAAAAGAAGGGATAAAGGAATTAAAAGTGGAAACTGTTACTCCACAAAAATAG